From a region of the Takifugu flavidus isolate HTHZ2018 chromosome 18, ASM371156v2, whole genome shotgun sequence genome:
- the mgrn1b gene encoding E3 ubiquitin-protein ligase MGRN1b isoform X2: MGSILSRRIAGVEDIDIQANSAYRFPPKSGNYFASHFFMGGEKFDTPHPEGYLFGENMDLNFLGNRPVQFPYVTPAPHEPVKTLRSLVNIRKDSLRLVRYKDDSDTPVEDGGKPKVQYGVEFTFDADARVAITLYCQAFEEFSNGMAVYSPKSPSLVSETVHYKRGVSQQFSMPSFKIDFSEWKEEDLNFDLDRGVFPMVIQAVVDEGDDCLGHAHVLLAAFERHVDGSFSVKPLKQKQIVDRVSYLLQEIYGIENKNNQETKPSDDENSDNSSECVVCLSDLRDTLILPCRHLCLCNSCADTLRYQANNCPICRLPFRALLQIRAVRKKPGALSPVSFSPVLAQTMDHDEHSSTDSVPPGFEPISLLEALNGLRSVSPGIPSAPLYEEINFSGGLGGESRQLSSPEHLSDSSLQKGKVSKSPDSTLRSPSSPIQEEDEEKLSEMSDAQPHTLLSSSPAPTDATATEDVAESLSPDDEDRLHSGGEVLQDCSSEHSSLTKTESDPQGDLSLPALGPDACSIGMEE, from the exons ATGGGCTCCATCCTGAGTCGCAGAATCGCTGGTGTCGAGGATATTGACATCCAGGCTAATTCGGCCTATCGATTCCCACCGAAATCTG GGAATTATTTTGCAAGCCACTTTTTCATGGGGGGAGAGAAGTTTGACACGCCACATCCAGAGGGATACCTCTTTGGAGAAAACATGGACCTCAATTTTCTGGGAAACCGGCCAGTGCAG TTTCCATACGTGACACCTGCGCCTCACGAGCCCGTGAAGACTCTGAGGAGTCTGGTCAACATTAGAAAAGACTCTCTGCGGTTGgtcag GTATAAAGATGACTCTGACACGCCCGTGGAGGACGGTGGGAAACCAAAGGTCCAGTATGGCGTGGAGTTCACCTTTGACGCTGACGCGCGAGTGGCCATCACCCTCTATTGTCAAGCATTCGAGGAGTTTTCCAACGGCATGGCAGT GTACAGCCCAAAGAGCCCGTCACTGGTCTCTGAGACCGTGCACTATAAGCGGGGGGTCAGCCAGCAGTTCTCCATGCCCTCTTTTAAAATTGACTTCAGCGAGTGGAAAGAAGAAGAC ctgaactttgacctcgATCGGGGGGTGTTTCCCATGGTTATCCAGGCTGTGGTTGACGAAGGGGACG actGTCTTGGACACGCTCATGTACTTTTGGCAGCCTTTGAGAGG CACGTTGATGGCAGCTTCTCCGTCAAGCCATTGAAGCAGAAACAAATC GTGGACCGCGTGAGCTACCTCTTACAGGAGATTTATGGGATcgagaacaaaaacaaccaaGAAACAAAG CCGTCAGATGATGAGAACAGCGACAACAGCAGCGAGTGCGTTGTGTGTCTGTCGGACCTGCGAGACACCCTCATCCtgccctgcagacacctgtgtCTCTGCAACTCCTGCGCAGACACGCTGCGTTACCAGGCCAACAACTGTCCCATCTGCAGGCTGC CCTTTAGGGCCTTGCTTCAGATCAGAGCTGTGAGGAAGAAGCCCGGAGCTCTCTCCCCTGTTTCATTCAGCCCTGTTCTGGCTCAGACTATGGACCACGATGAGCACTCG AGCACTGACTCGGTTCCTCCGGGATTCGAACCCATCTCTCTCCTGGAGGCACTGAACGGCCTTCGGTCGGTGTCCCCGGGCAtcccctccgctcctctctACGAAGAAATCAACTTCTCGGGCGGTCTGggaggagagagcagacagCTGAGCTCCCCGGAACATCTAAGCGACAGTAGTTTGCAGAAAGGAAAAGTCAGCAAGTCACCAGACAG CACCCTCAGGTCTCCGTCCTCCCCCAtccaggaggaagatgaagagaagcTCTCCGAGATGTCTGATGCTCAACCGCACACGTTGCTGTccagcagccccgcccccacggAC GCCACAGCCACCGAGGACGTGGCGGAGTCCCTGTCTCCTGACGATG aggacaggctgcaTTCCGGAGGAGAGGTCTTACAGGACTGCAGCAGCGAGCACAGCAGTTTGACCAAAACGGAGAGCGACCCACAGGGCGACCTGTCTCTGCCAG CGTTGGGTCCTGACGCCTGCTCTATTGGTATGGAAGAATAA
- the aanat2 gene encoding arylalkylamine N-acetyltransferase 2: MTHQVSSPFLKPFFLKTPISPLRQRRHTLPASEFRNLTPQDAISVFEIEREAFVSVSGECPLTLDEVLNFLGMCPELSLGWFEEGQLVAFIIGSGWDKERLSQEAMTQHVPDTPTVHIHVLSVHRHCRQQGKGSILLWRYLQYLRCMPGLRRALLICEDFLVPFYRKAGFKERGPSAVSISNMHFQEMEHMLCGQAYARRNSGC, translated from the exons ATGACGCACCAGGTCAGCTCTCCTTTCCTCAAGCCCTTTTTCCTCAAGACCCCCATCAGCCCGCTGAGACAGAGACGGCACACCCTGCCCGCCAGCGAGTTCAGGAACCTCACGCCGCAGGACGCCATCAGCGTGTTTGAGATCGAGAGAGAAG CGTTCGTGTCCGTGTCCGGAGAGTGTCCCCTCACCCTGGACGAGGTGCTCAACTTCCTGGGCATGTGTCCGGAGCTGTCCCTGGGCTGGTTCGAGGAGGGCCAGTTGGTCGCCTTCATCATCGGCTCTGGCTGGGACAAAGAGAGGCTTTCACAG GAGGCCATGACCCAGCACGTCCCAGACACCCCGACCGTGCACATCCACGTGCTGTCAGTGCACCGCCACTGCCGCCAGCAGGGCAAAGGCTCCATCCTGCTGTGGCGTTACCTGCAGTACCTGCGCTGTATGCCGGGCCTCCGCCGCGCCCTGCTCATCTGCGAGGACTTCCTGGTGCCCTTCTACCGCAAGGCCGGCTTCAAAGAGAGAGGCCCGTCGGCCGTCTCCATATCCAACATGCACTTCCAGGAGATGGAGCACATGCTCTGCG
- the mgrn1b gene encoding E3 ubiquitin-protein ligase MGRN1b isoform X1 — protein MGSILSRRIAGVEDIDIQANSAYRFPPKSGNYFASHFFMGGEKFDTPHPEGYLFGENMDLNFLGNRPVQFPYVTPAPHEPVKTLRSLVNIRKDSLRLVRYKDDSDTPVEDGGKPKVQYGVEFTFDADARVAITLYCQAFEEFSNGMAVYSPKSPSLVSETVHYKRGVSQQFSMPSFKIDFSEWKEEDLNFDLDRGVFPMVIQAVVDEGDDCLGHAHVLLAAFERHVDGSFSVKPLKQKQIVDRVSYLLQEIYGIENKNNQETKPSDDENSDNSSECVVCLSDLRDTLILPCRHLCLCNSCADTLRYQANNCPICRLPFRALLQIRAVRKKPGALSPVSFSPVLAQTMDHDEHSSTDSVPPGFEPISLLEALNGLRSVSPGIPSAPLYEEINFSGGLGGESRQLSSPEHLSDSSLQKGKVSKSPDSTLRSPSSPIQEEDEEKLSEMSDAQPHTLLSSSPAPTDATATEDVAESLSPDDEDRLHSGGEVLQDCSSEHSSLTKTESDPQGDLSLPGSSESLKSHSTNCSSQPLLCPSSSLHMEDEHLDP, from the exons ATGGGCTCCATCCTGAGTCGCAGAATCGCTGGTGTCGAGGATATTGACATCCAGGCTAATTCGGCCTATCGATTCCCACCGAAATCTG GGAATTATTTTGCAAGCCACTTTTTCATGGGGGGAGAGAAGTTTGACACGCCACATCCAGAGGGATACCTCTTTGGAGAAAACATGGACCTCAATTTTCTGGGAAACCGGCCAGTGCAG TTTCCATACGTGACACCTGCGCCTCACGAGCCCGTGAAGACTCTGAGGAGTCTGGTCAACATTAGAAAAGACTCTCTGCGGTTGgtcag GTATAAAGATGACTCTGACACGCCCGTGGAGGACGGTGGGAAACCAAAGGTCCAGTATGGCGTGGAGTTCACCTTTGACGCTGACGCGCGAGTGGCCATCACCCTCTATTGTCAAGCATTCGAGGAGTTTTCCAACGGCATGGCAGT GTACAGCCCAAAGAGCCCGTCACTGGTCTCTGAGACCGTGCACTATAAGCGGGGGGTCAGCCAGCAGTTCTCCATGCCCTCTTTTAAAATTGACTTCAGCGAGTGGAAAGAAGAAGAC ctgaactttgacctcgATCGGGGGGTGTTTCCCATGGTTATCCAGGCTGTGGTTGACGAAGGGGACG actGTCTTGGACACGCTCATGTACTTTTGGCAGCCTTTGAGAGG CACGTTGATGGCAGCTTCTCCGTCAAGCCATTGAAGCAGAAACAAATC GTGGACCGCGTGAGCTACCTCTTACAGGAGATTTATGGGATcgagaacaaaaacaaccaaGAAACAAAG CCGTCAGATGATGAGAACAGCGACAACAGCAGCGAGTGCGTTGTGTGTCTGTCGGACCTGCGAGACACCCTCATCCtgccctgcagacacctgtgtCTCTGCAACTCCTGCGCAGACACGCTGCGTTACCAGGCCAACAACTGTCCCATCTGCAGGCTGC CCTTTAGGGCCTTGCTTCAGATCAGAGCTGTGAGGAAGAAGCCCGGAGCTCTCTCCCCTGTTTCATTCAGCCCTGTTCTGGCTCAGACTATGGACCACGATGAGCACTCG AGCACTGACTCGGTTCCTCCGGGATTCGAACCCATCTCTCTCCTGGAGGCACTGAACGGCCTTCGGTCGGTGTCCCCGGGCAtcccctccgctcctctctACGAAGAAATCAACTTCTCGGGCGGTCTGggaggagagagcagacagCTGAGCTCCCCGGAACATCTAAGCGACAGTAGTTTGCAGAAAGGAAAAGTCAGCAAGTCACCAGACAG CACCCTCAGGTCTCCGTCCTCCCCCAtccaggaggaagatgaagagaagcTCTCCGAGATGTCTGATGCTCAACCGCACACGTTGCTGTccagcagccccgcccccacggAC GCCACAGCCACCGAGGACGTGGCGGAGTCCCTGTCTCCTGACGATG aggacaggctgcaTTCCGGAGGAGAGGTCTTACAGGACTGCAGCAGCGAGCACAGCAGTTTGACCAAAACGGAGAGCGACCCACAGGGCGACCTGTCTCTGCCAG GGTCCTCGGAAAGCCTGAAAAGTCATAGCACAAACTGCTCCAGCCAGCCGCTCCTGTGtccctccagcagcctccacaTGGAGGACGAGCATCTCGACCCGTGA